A window from Mogibacterium neglectum encodes these proteins:
- a CDS encoding HXXEE domain-containing protein: MKSVAWLFPVIFMLHEMEEIIGLRIWLDKNTDIINKYNKFSAVYKNYSNEGFSTAVLEEYLLCIIITIASIYFRTYIVWLGAFIAFSLHLFFHIIQSIIIKRYIPALSTSIILLPISAVLINKVIYNAKYSIFSITISSTFCLILMILNLKFVHKLMDKVTEIIKICK; encoded by the coding sequence ATGAAAAGTGTAGCATGGCTGTTTCCGGTTATTTTTATGCTTCATGAAATGGAGGAAATAATAGGATTAAGGATATGGCTAGATAAAAATACAGATATTATCAATAAATACAATAAATTTTCAGCTGTATATAAAAATTATAGTAACGAGGGATTTTCGACAGCTGTTCTAGAAGAATACTTACTATGCATAATTATAACTATTGCTAGTATATATTTCCGCACATATATTGTTTGGCTCGGAGCATTTATTGCCTTTTCTTTGCATTTGTTTTTTCATATAATTCAAAGTATTATCATAAAAAGATATATTCCTGCATTATCAACAAGTATAATTCTTTTACCGATAAGTGCAGTTTTGATAAATAAAGTAATTTATAATGCTAAATATTCAATATTTAGCATAACAATTTCATCTACATTTTGTCTCATCTTAATGATACTAAATTTAAAATTCGTTCATAAACTAATGGACAAGGTAACTGAGATTATTAAAATTTGCAAGTGA
- the smpB gene encoding SsrA-binding protein SmpB — translation MARSRKVVASNKKARHDYFVEETYEAGIALTGTEIKSVRAGRVSIKESYAHIYNGEITILGMHISPYEQGNRFNVEPLRERKLLMHKREIFKLAGQIKTDGLTLIPLNVYINEAGYCKVEIGLCRGKKNYDKRESIAKKEANRKMDRAIKDSLRK, via the coding sequence ATGGCAAGAAGCAGGAAGGTAGTAGCTAGTAATAAAAAGGCAAGGCATGATTACTTTGTCGAGGAGACCTACGAGGCAGGCATCGCGCTCACAGGAACCGAGATTAAGTCTGTTCGTGCTGGGCGTGTTAGCATCAAGGAGAGCTATGCGCATATTTATAACGGCGAAATCACCATCCTGGGCATGCACATCTCACCGTATGAGCAGGGTAACCGCTTCAACGTAGAGCCGCTTCGCGAACGCAAGTTGCTGATGCATAAGCGGGAGATTTTCAAGCTGGCAGGCCAGATTAAGACAGACGGTCTAACACTCATTCCTCTTAATGTCTATATAAATGAAGCCGGTTACTGCAAAGTAGAGATCGGTCTCTGCCGAGGCAAGAAGAATTACGACAAGCGTGAGTCTATCGCCAAGAAGGAGGCTAATCGCAAGATGGATAGGGCTATCAAGGATAGCCTTCGCAAGTAG
- the lepB gene encoding signal peptidase I: protein MSDFVKSLIKDIIIAAILAAVVILFVRPTIVKQTSMQDTLNPNDYIIMYRRAYSGDKEPKRGDIVIFKSKLQDENGKDKLLIKRVIALPGDKITINDGKVYINDKEYDESYLKDGYTTGSVNNFKVPKGEYFVMGDNRVVSIDSRYSEVGCVKKDAIKGRAVLRLFPFTKIKKL from the coding sequence ATGAGTGATTTTGTAAAGAGTTTAATCAAGGATATCATCATAGCGGCTATACTCGCGGCAGTAGTTATATTGTTCGTAAGACCGACAATAGTGAAGCAGACCTCGATGCAGGATACACTTAATCCAAATGATTACATAATCATGTATAGGAGGGCCTACTCAGGTGACAAGGAGCCAAAGCGCGGTGACATCGTCATCTTTAAGTCTAAACTGCAGGATGAGAATGGCAAGGATAAGCTCCTTATTAAGCGTGTAATCGCTCTCCCTGGCGATAAGATAACTATCAATGATGGTAAGGTCTATATAAATGATAAGGAATACGATGAAAGTTACCTAAAGGACGGCTATACAACAGGTTCTGTGAACAATTTCAAGGTGCCAAAAGGCGAGTATTTCGTAATGGGAGACAACAGGGTAGTCAGCATAGATAGCAGATATAGCGAGGTTGGCTGCGTCAAGAAGGATGCGATTAAGGGACGGGCAGTTTTGAGGCTGTTCCCATTTACCAAGATAAAGAAACTATAA
- a CDS encoding RluA family pseudouridine synthase → MKQIEINSNDADRRLDKFMRRYLPKANLSTIYRVIRKDVKVNGKREGNNYMLAEGDVLSLYISDGLLEEWSAPARSDKKSKVRRNFKIVYEDDDILVADKPFGLLTHGDRSEKKNHLANQVKDYLIETGAYNPREKVFTPAPANRLDRNTTGAVLFGKNSASLKALGEMIREDKVDKFYMTIVYGHLDEEIDLKGRLIKDQNTNTVKILDIGSSRGREIETIARPVRKIGDFTLVEIRLVTGRTHQIRAHMASVGHPVIGDVKYARGRTADVNRRLKQRFGLSTQLLHSCRITFKEGVVPLKRLTGQSIKVDLPEEFERIISGLELVARRKGDNNE, encoded by the coding sequence ATGAAGCAAATTGAGATAAATTCCAACGACGCGGATAGACGCCTCGACAAATTCATGCGCAGATACCTTCCGAAGGCAAATCTGAGCACCATTTACAGGGTTATTCGCAAGGATGTAAAGGTCAATGGTAAGCGCGAGGGTAATAATTATATGCTCGCTGAGGGAGATGTCCTATCACTTTATATCAGCGATGGATTGCTCGAAGAGTGGAGTGCCCCAGCTAGGAGTGATAAGAAGTCCAAGGTGAGACGTAACTTCAAAATCGTTTACGAAGACGATGACATCCTAGTTGCCGATAAGCCATTTGGGCTATTGACCCACGGCGACCGAAGTGAGAAGAAAAATCACTTGGCGAACCAAGTCAAGGATTACCTCATAGAGACGGGTGCTTACAATCCTAGGGAGAAGGTATTTACACCAGCTCCTGCAAACCGCCTTGACCGCAACACAACAGGTGCGGTGCTGTTCGGCAAGAATAGCGCTTCGCTTAAGGCTCTCGGTGAGATGATTCGCGAGGATAAGGTTGACAAGTTCTATATGACCATAGTGTATGGGCATCTCGATGAAGAAATCGACCTCAAAGGTAGGCTTATCAAGGATCAGAACACCAATACCGTAAAGATTCTGGATATAGGGAGCAGCAGAGGCCGCGAGATAGAGACTATCGCAAGACCTGTGCGCAAGATTGGAGATTTTACGCTGGTTGAGATCAGGCTCGTGACGGGAAGGACTCACCAGATTAGAGCGCATATGGCGTCGGTCGGACATCCCGTAATAGGGGACGTCAAGTACGCTAGAGGAAGAACCGCCGATGTGAACCGAAGGCTGAAGCAGAGATTCGGTCTCAGTACACAGCTGCTGCACAGCTGCCGGATAACCTTCAAGGAGGGCGTAGTCCCGCTGAAAAGACTCACAGGGCAGTCGATAAAAGTGGATTTACCAGAGGAATTTGAGAGAATAATAAGCGGACTAGAGCTGGTGGCGAGAAGGAAGGGCGATAACAATGAGTGA
- a CDS encoding nicotinate phosphoribosyltransferase: MLDNYNLTMLTDFYEITMANGYFHSDVRDYEACFDMFFRRVPDQGGYAIMAGLEQVIEYLKNLHFTEEDIEYLRSKGIFSEEFLDYLRDFKFTCDVWAVPEGTPIFPHEPIITVTGPLIQAQFVETFILLTINHQSLVATKASRVVRAAQGRPVMEFGSRRAQGASGAIYGARAAYIGGCAGTACAIADRDYGVAALGTMAHSWVQTFDSEYEAFKEYAKIYPDNAVLLIDTYNVLKSGLPNAIKVFKEMKPAKMGVRIDSGDISYLTKKTREILDANGLEDCAIVVSNSLDEWLIRDIILEGAKVNSFGVGERLITAKSEPVFGGVYKLAAIEHNGVMIPKMKISENVEKITNPGFKKVYRFFDNETGKVMGDLIALHDEEAPTRDGVEIFDPNAIWKRKRLTNFTVKELMVKVFEKGECVYESPDLETIRSYCMEQIETLWSEMLRFENPQTYYVDLSKKLWNMKHELLSKYNEIPTDK; the protein is encoded by the coding sequence ATGCTTGATAATTACAACTTAACGATGCTGACTGATTTCTACGAAATCACTATGGCCAATGGCTATTTCCATTCTGATGTTCGCGATTACGAAGCTTGCTTTGACATGTTCTTCCGCAGAGTTCCTGACCAAGGCGGATATGCGATTATGGCGGGACTAGAGCAGGTCATCGAGTATCTCAAAAATCTACATTTTACAGAGGAAGATATTGAGTATCTGCGTTCAAAAGGAATTTTCAGCGAAGAGTTTCTAGACTACCTCCGCGACTTCAAATTTACATGTGATGTATGGGCTGTTCCCGAGGGTACTCCGATATTCCCTCACGAACCGATTATCACGGTAACTGGTCCGCTGATTCAGGCGCAGTTTGTTGAGACATTTATACTTCTAACTATCAACCATCAGAGTCTAGTTGCCACCAAGGCGAGCAGAGTCGTAAGAGCAGCTCAGGGTAGACCTGTAATGGAGTTTGGTTCTAGAAGAGCTCAGGGCGCGTCCGGTGCCATATACGGTGCGAGAGCTGCTTATATAGGTGGCTGTGCAGGCACTGCGTGTGCGATTGCTGATAGAGACTACGGTGTGGCGGCACTCGGAACTATGGCACATAGCTGGGTGCAGACATTTGACAGCGAGTACGAAGCATTTAAGGAATATGCGAAGATTTATCCTGATAATGCAGTTCTACTGATAGATACATACAACGTCCTTAAGTCGGGTCTTCCTAATGCCATCAAGGTATTCAAAGAGATGAAACCTGCTAAGATGGGGGTTAGAATAGATAGCGGTGATATCTCCTACCTCACCAAGAAGACGAGGGAGATTCTCGATGCTAACGGTCTAGAGGACTGCGCTATCGTAGTTTCCAATTCACTTGACGAATGGCTGATCAGAGACATCATCCTAGAGGGAGCGAAGGTTAATTCGTTCGGAGTTGGCGAGCGACTCATCACAGCTAAGTCTGAACCTGTATTTGGTGGGGTTTACAAGCTGGCTGCCATCGAGCATAACGGCGTGATGATTCCTAAGATGAAGATTTCAGAGAACGTCGAGAAGATTACAAACCCTGGTTTCAAGAAGGTCTACAGGTTTTTTGACAACGAGACCGGAAAGGTCATGGGGGATCTCATCGCACTACACGACGAAGAGGCTCCAACGAGAGATGGCGTTGAGATATTCGACCCTAATGCTATCTGGAAGCGCAAGAGACTGACTAACTTTACGGTTAAGGAGCTGATGGTAAAGGTATTCGAAAAGGGCGAGTGCGTATACGAGTCCCCTGACCTTGAGACCATACGCTCTTATTGTATGGAGCAGATTGAGACGCTTTGGAGTGAGATGCTGAGATTTGAAAATCCTCAGACATACTACGTAGACCTATCCAAGAAGCTGTGGAACATGAAGCACGAGTTGCTGAGCAAGTACAACGAGATCCCTACAGACAAGTAG
- a CDS encoding ABC transporter ATP-binding protein, with translation MKRKLQRHFSLTDEGIDNMMRASRASFFKYITFMLPPMLVFIFLNDMMTSRLKPIAHYVGIIVIIAILIYLAAAREYKLTYDVTYEESVNLRIELAKKIKELPLSYFSTHNLSDLSQTIMMDVSNIEMAISHAVPEFIGFVVFFAIISIMMCIGNLVLGLAVVMPIWIGIALMFVFKNFQTRKVKVYYKQLLDNANAFQDAFEMQQEIKSYSMQDEVRRDVTSKIVSTEKIHTAAEFTMAISATVLRVVPLLGPVLVAVIGATLYAKGSIILLYYVGYLMAVTTISHQYASLSEFIAAIFFFEDSYDRIRNLMDEEVQPGIDKEVEKYDICFKGVEFQYGDNKVINGVSFAANQNAVTAIVGPSGCGKTTVLRLLSRLYDYDKGEITVGGEDIKSISTASLFSKISIVFQNVELFNTSVMENIRLGRKDATDEEVLAAAKLANVDEIVSKMPDGYETIIGENGSKLSGGERQRISIARAFLKDAPIILLDEISASLDVENEMEIQNSINKLIENKTVIIVSHRMKSIEKADKIVVMDDGKVVSAGKHEELIKNSKLYGDMVRKSQLTEEYTY, from the coding sequence ATGAAACGAAAATTACAGAGACATTTTTCGCTTACCGATGAGGGTATTGACAACATGATGAGAGCATCGAGAGCCTCGTTTTTTAAGTATATAACCTTCATGCTTCCGCCAATGCTCGTGTTCATCTTTCTGAATGATATGATGACTAGCAGACTAAAGCCAATAGCGCATTATGTCGGAATAATAGTTATCATAGCCATTCTTATATACCTTGCGGCAGCTAGGGAATACAAGTTAACTTACGATGTCACCTACGAAGAAAGCGTAAATCTCCGCATTGAGCTCGCAAAGAAAATCAAGGAGCTACCACTTTCGTACTTCTCGACGCATAACTTGTCGGATCTCTCGCAGACCATCATGATGGATGTAAGCAATATCGAGATGGCGATATCGCATGCTGTGCCGGAATTTATCGGATTTGTGGTGTTCTTTGCGATTATAAGCATCATGATGTGCATCGGGAACCTCGTTCTAGGACTTGCGGTGGTCATGCCTATCTGGATTGGGATAGCGCTTATGTTCGTATTTAAGAATTTTCAGACTAGGAAAGTCAAGGTGTATTACAAGCAGCTCCTCGACAACGCTAATGCGTTCCAAGATGCATTCGAAATGCAGCAGGAAATTAAGAGCTATTCCATGCAGGATGAAGTGAGACGTGATGTGACTTCAAAGATAGTAAGCACGGAGAAAATACATACTGCCGCAGAATTTACAATGGCGATAAGTGCTACAGTTTTGCGTGTAGTTCCGTTACTTGGACCAGTTCTAGTAGCTGTAATCGGGGCAACTCTTTACGCAAAAGGTTCTATAATCCTTCTGTACTACGTGGGTTATCTCATGGCGGTAACTACCATATCTCATCAATATGCTTCACTCTCAGAGTTCATTGCAGCGATATTTTTCTTCGAGGACAGCTATGACAGAATTCGAAATCTCATGGATGAGGAAGTACAGCCAGGTATAGATAAAGAAGTTGAGAAATATGACATCTGTTTTAAGGGTGTAGAGTTTCAATATGGTGATAATAAGGTAATAAATGGAGTTAGTTTTGCAGCAAATCAGAATGCTGTTACGGCTATAGTAGGTCCTTCAGGATGCGGTAAGACTACCGTGCTTAGGTTGCTCTCGCGTCTATATGATTACGATAAAGGTGAAATCACTGTCGGCGGAGAGGATATAAAATCTATCAGTACAGCATCACTGTTCAGCAAGATATCTATCGTGTTTCAGAACGTAGAGCTCTTTAATACGAGCGTAATGGAGAATATCAGGCTAGGGCGTAAGGATGCGACTGATGAAGAGGTTTTGGCAGCTGCGAAGCTTGCTAACGTCGATGAAATAGTGTCGAAAATGCCAGATGGATATGAGACCATAATTGGCGAAAACGGATCCAAGCTCTCGGGTGGGGAGAGACAGCGTATATCTATAGCGAGGGCATTTCTGAAGGATGCGCCTATAATACTTCTCGATGAGATATCGGCATCGCTCGATGTAGAAAACGAGATGGAGATTCAAAATAGTATTAACAAGCTCATCGAAAACAAGACTGTAATCATCGTATCTCATAGGATGAAATCGATTGAGAAGGCTGATAAGATTGTGGTAATGGATGATGGCAAAGTTGTTAGTGCTGGCAAGCATGAGGAGCTCATTAAGAACTCAAAACTCTACGGCGATATGGTGAGAAAATCACAGCTAACCGAGGAGTATACCTATTAG
- a CDS encoding ABC transporter ATP-binding protein, giving the protein MGVFKKLFSYAEDRRGYMVAALLLSAVATILSFVPYYFLWEMLHEITGSADYAKISKLSYLIFATTILYMVTYIVALMCSHLFAFRLETNMKKKGLNALLDGSFSFFDMNSSGKTRKIIDDNSGNTHTIVAHILPDSVNAVLFPICLLVLSFMVSKYVGALIVAAVIAASICFKFMYSDPDMMKEYMGALDDINSETVEYVRGIQVIKIFNMVIESFERLYKSIIRYSEVVNAECQMCRRPFVVFQVCMLSLSALIVPVAYVAMPKSPQASETISLVVFFASFSGLLMSAFMKVMFFSKNFEMANDAISKLESLFDEMDKNKLAHGDVSEMTSHDIEFAGVTFRYEEGVDVLTDFSLELESGKKYALVGSSGSGKSTIAKLISGFYPVSSGELRIGGVDISKYKRETLEHEIAFVFQNAKLFKTSIHENVQIGRSDASREEVIKALDLAMCGSILDKFEAREDTIIGAKGVHLSGGETQRIAIARAILKDAPIIILDEASAASDPENEYEMQQAFSKLMEGKTVIMIAHRLSSIRNVDEILVVEDGKVTERGAHDELMKKDSKYKKLHNLYNQANEWRLS; this is encoded by the coding sequence ATGGGCGTATTTAAAAAACTATTCAGCTATGCGGAAGACCGCAGGGGTTACATGGTGGCTGCTTTGCTGTTATCTGCCGTGGCGACGATTCTATCGTTCGTTCCATATTATTTTCTATGGGAAATGCTTCACGAGATAACGGGAAGTGCTGATTATGCGAAGATTAGCAAGCTGTCGTACCTGATATTTGCAACGACAATCCTATACATGGTCACATATATCGTAGCACTTATGTGCAGTCATCTGTTTGCATTTAGGCTGGAAACGAACATGAAAAAGAAGGGATTAAACGCTCTTCTAGATGGATCGTTTTCGTTCTTCGACATGAACTCTTCTGGAAAGACTAGAAAGATAATCGATGATAACTCGGGAAACACGCACACGATTGTAGCTCATATCCTGCCAGATTCCGTAAATGCAGTTCTGTTCCCAATATGCCTACTGGTGCTCTCGTTCATGGTGAGCAAATACGTAGGTGCATTGATTGTTGCGGCGGTTATAGCAGCGAGTATCTGCTTTAAATTCATGTATTCTGACCCAGATATGATGAAAGAGTACATGGGTGCACTAGACGATATTAACTCGGAGACGGTCGAGTATGTGCGCGGCATACAGGTAATAAAGATATTTAATATGGTGATTGAATCATTTGAACGCCTATACAAATCGATTATCAGATATTCTGAAGTCGTTAATGCAGAGTGCCAGATGTGCAGAAGACCATTTGTAGTATTTCAGGTATGCATGCTTTCCCTCTCGGCACTGATTGTGCCGGTAGCATATGTCGCGATGCCAAAATCACCTCAAGCTAGTGAGACTATCAGCCTTGTCGTGTTCTTCGCATCATTCTCGGGGCTTCTGATGAGTGCTTTTATGAAGGTCATGTTCTTCAGTAAGAATTTTGAGATGGCTAACGATGCGATAAGCAAGCTTGAATCACTATTTGACGAGATGGACAAGAACAAGCTAGCTCATGGGGATGTCTCGGAAATGACAAGCCATGATATAGAATTTGCAGGAGTGACATTTAGATATGAAGAGGGAGTAGATGTCCTAACGGACTTCAGCCTTGAGCTAGAGAGCGGCAAGAAGTATGCCCTCGTGGGATCTTCAGGCAGTGGCAAATCCACTATAGCTAAGCTCATCTCTGGTTTCTATCCAGTATCAAGTGGAGAACTCAGAATCGGTGGGGTGGATATTTCAAAATATAAAAGGGAGACGCTAGAGCATGAAATTGCATTCGTGTTTCAAAATGCCAAGTTGTTTAAAACCAGTATCCATGAAAATGTACAAATTGGAAGATCTGATGCATCGCGCGAAGAAGTCATAAAAGCGCTTGACCTTGCAATGTGCGGAAGCATTCTCGATAAGTTTGAAGCGCGTGAGGATACCATAATCGGTGCGAAAGGTGTTCACTTATCTGGTGGTGAGACTCAGAGGATCGCAATCGCTAGGGCAATACTCAAGGATGCTCCGATAATAATTCTCGATGAGGCGAGTGCTGCCAGCGACCCAGAAAATGAGTATGAGATGCAGCAGGCTTTTTCAAAGCTCATGGAAGGTAAGACTGTAATCATGATTGCGCATAGGCTTTCAAGCATCAGAAATGTGGATGAAATACTGGTTGTAGAGGACGGAAAAGTCACTGAACGTGGGGCTCATGACGAACTTATGAAGAAGGATAGCAAATACAAAAAGCTACACAACTTATACAATCAGGCTAATGAATGGAGGCTATCATAA
- a CDS encoding MptD family putative ECF transporter S component, producing the protein MNNKLKTKDFILIALLTAVYMIIYMVSMLLITPLGALGHSVSPGICSIFSGTVIYFMAKKLGKMWQYTIMTVLVMACFTLMGGGYIPWYITSIGMAIIADFIASRNGKEVSVHRIAIASGVLHVGQAWGAIIPASFFLSHYKSYWMQKGQTEAEMNNYIKYTAGTWGVISTAVVFVMAVIGAYLGYLILRKHFKEA; encoded by the coding sequence ATGAATAACAAGCTTAAAACTAAGGATTTTATACTTATTGCGCTGCTGACAGCTGTGTACATGATCATCTATATGGTGTCGATGCTCTTAATCACTCCGCTTGGTGCACTCGGACACTCGGTAAGCCCTGGAATTTGCTCTATTTTCTCTGGGACCGTTATATATTTTATGGCAAAAAAGCTCGGTAAGATGTGGCAGTATACGATAATGACGGTGCTCGTCATGGCTTGCTTTACGCTCATGGGTGGTGGTTATATACCTTGGTATATAACATCAATTGGTATGGCTATAATTGCCGATTTTATCGCTTCTAGGAATGGCAAAGAGGTTAGTGTTCATCGTATTGCTATCGCATCTGGAGTACTGCACGTAGGACAGGCATGGGGTGCAATTATACCTGCAAGCTTCTTCTTAAGTCACTACAAAAGCTATTGGATGCAGAAAGGCCAAACTGAAGCTGAGATGAACAACTACATCAAATATACTGCAGGCACGTGGGGTGTGATATCGACAGCTGTTGTATTCGTGATGGCAGTAATCGGTGCTTACCTTGGATATCTAATACTTAGAAAGCACTTCAAGGAGGCTTAG
- a CDS encoding ABC transporter ATP-binding protein has protein sequence MKNVIEARDLTFAYEGEHKSVLEDINFSIAEGSIVFISGLSGSGKSTLLNIINGLIPEVIDGKLGGELLIGGKSKVMMNERSALIGNVFQNPRSQFFTTNTTAELVFAMENFGVSKPEMDMRLKALIKKYKLEYLLDRDIYELSSGERQMLALMSALIMNPQVVIFDEPSANLDYGNAMRLRSQIEELKSEGITVLVADHRCFYLCELIDKVLLLSDNTVTEYESEEAYFSSDYAARAENLFDDKYENRLIARAGPVDVKLDDASYKGILQGVSAEFKRGEISTIIGVNGAGKTTLARLISGIIKPDGGSVEIEDQALYIMQDADYQLFGASCMKELEISSMDEELNTEALKDLNLYEFRDTHPHSLSGGQKQRLQMAISRVSKTKVIILDEPTSGLDKKSMHRVVEQLESMKQSHTIIIISHDYEFIRNIADKIFYLEDGRIREAFYLDEENVNQLNKTFEKMEAYYE, from the coding sequence GTGAAGAATGTCATAGAGGCGAGAGATCTGACATTCGCTTATGAAGGTGAGCATAAATCTGTGCTTGAAGATATCAACTTTTCGATTGCTGAAGGCAGTATAGTTTTTATCTCCGGCCTTAGTGGTTCTGGTAAATCCACGCTACTCAATATTATTAATGGTCTGATTCCAGAAGTTATAGATGGGAAGCTGGGCGGAGAACTACTTATAGGCGGGAAAAGCAAAGTGATGATGAACGAGCGAAGTGCGCTCATCGGAAATGTGTTCCAAAATCCGAGGAGTCAGTTCTTTACAACAAATACGACTGCGGAGCTCGTATTTGCGATGGAGAATTTCGGCGTATCGAAGCCAGAGATGGATATGCGGCTTAAAGCTTTGATTAAGAAGTATAAGCTAGAATATCTTCTCGATAGAGATATCTACGAACTATCTTCAGGAGAAAGGCAGATGCTGGCACTGATGTCAGCTCTGATTATGAATCCGCAAGTAGTGATATTCGATGAACCATCTGCAAACCTCGACTACGGAAACGCTATGCGGCTAAGAAGTCAGATTGAAGAACTGAAGAGCGAGGGGATTACCGTGCTAGTAGCAGACCATCGATGTTTCTATTTGTGTGAACTTATCGATAAGGTGCTTCTTCTAAGCGACAATACAGTAACGGAGTATGAAAGTGAAGAGGCCTACTTCAGTAGTGATTATGCGGCGAGAGCTGAAAATCTCTTTGATGATAAGTATGAGAACAGACTTATCGCAAGAGCCGGTCCTGTAGATGTGAAACTCGATGACGCATCTTATAAAGGAATCCTGCAAGGAGTGAGTGCCGAATTTAAGCGAGGTGAAATTTCAACCATCATAGGGGTAAATGGTGCAGGTAAAACCACCCTGGCTAGACTCATCTCTGGCATCATCAAACCAGATGGCGGTAGCGTAGAGATTGAAGACCAGGCGCTGTATATAATGCAGGATGCGGATTATCAGCTGTTTGGAGCATCTTGTATGAAGGAGCTTGAGATCAGTAGCATGGATGAAGAGCTCAACACTGAAGCTCTGAAGGACCTAAACCTATATGAATTTAGAGATACTCATCCGCACAGCCTTAGTGGTGGGCAGAAGCAGAGACTGCAGATGGCGATAAGCAGGGTAAGCAAAACCAAGGTAATTATCTTGGATGAGCCGACCAGTGGGCTCGACAAGAAGTCGATGCATCGTGTGGTGGAGCAACTCGAATCGATGAAACAAAGTCACACCATCATAATTATTTCACATGATTATGAGTTTATTAGGAACATTGCAGATAAGATCTTCTATCTCGAGGACGGACGTATAAGGGAAGCTTTTTATTTGGACGAAGAGAATGTAAATCAGTTAAATAAAACTTTTGAAAAAATGGAGGCTTATTATGAATAA
- a CDS encoding energy-coupling factor transporter transmembrane component T, whose product MSELTLAEQSINERSSQLQRRKINPLTLIIINAVLPVVTMFFPTDKSIIVGLCLGYIALFIARRYMAMLKALIWIAAGVMFILLNSFYIKSSVLGMMINMTVYFTPCILIAVLIVTDYNSSEILSALQRLHLPKIFIIGLTITIRYIPTFRREFRIIKQAMHIRGVEFSVKHPLRTFEYLLVPQLFRCVSLSAELTAAGLTKGIATEEKRTSYFDNQFHGVDYVMFAIGGVGLVLIIGGLL is encoded by the coding sequence ATGTCTGAACTTACATTAGCAGAACAGTCTATCAACGAGAGGTCTTCGCAACTACAACGAAGAAAGATTAATCCTCTTACATTAATTATCATCAATGCGGTTCTTCCAGTTGTAACGATGTTTTTTCCAACCGATAAGAGCATAATCGTTGGACTCTGTCTGGGATATATAGCTTTGTTCATTGCTCGGAGATATATGGCTATGCTTAAGGCACTTATATGGATAGCTGCGGGGGTAATGTTCATCCTTTTGAATAGCTTCTATATTAAGAGTAGCGTCTTAGGAATGATGATTAATATGACAGTCTATTTTACACCATGCATACTAATCGCGGTGTTGATAGTCACAGACTATAATTCATCGGAAATACTATCTGCTCTACAGAGACTACATCTGCCAAAGATATTTATCATTGGACTCACTATTACTATCAGATACATCCCGACATTTAGAAGAGAGTTTCGCATAATCAAGCAGGCTATGCACATTAGAGGGGTCGAGTTTTCAGTGAAGCATCCACTAAGAACCTTCGAGTACTTGCTCGTACCACAGCTTTTTAGGTGCGTGAGCTTAAGTGCAGAGCTGACGGCAGCAGGACTCACGAAAGGGATTGCTACAGAAGAGAAGCGGACGAGCTATTTTGACAATCAATTTCATGGAGTGGATTACGTGATGTTTGCGATTGGGGGAGTAGGACTAGTTTTAATCATCGGAGGGTTACTGTGA